A single Nitrosospira multiformis ATCC 25196 DNA region contains:
- the tatB gene encoding Sec-independent protein translocase protein TatB: protein MFDISFSEILVIAAVALIVIGPERLPKVARTLGHVFGWAQRYVNDVKSDIQREIELDELKKWKASVEETGRSIENSVHTELDKFRETVEAGAEASAMPPPTTAPAGESSPPQNSSPAPAEPAPPPVQSTKNSDPAGPGVNRERETAE, encoded by the coding sequence ATGTTCGATATCAGTTTCTCGGAAATTCTGGTCATCGCGGCAGTCGCACTGATCGTGATCGGGCCGGAACGGCTCCCTAAGGTGGCGCGTACGCTAGGGCATGTGTTCGGGTGGGCACAGCGCTATGTCAACGATGTCAAAAGCGACATCCAGCGTGAAATCGAGTTGGACGAACTGAAAAAATGGAAAGCCTCAGTGGAGGAAACGGGTCGTTCAATCGAAAATTCGGTACATACCGAGCTGGATAAGTTTCGGGAAACGGTAGAGGCAGGTGCTGAAGCTTCCGCTATGCCTCCCCCTACTACAGCCCCGGCGGGAGAATCTTCACCCCCACAAAATTCCTCCCCGGCCCCGGCCGAACCTGCTCCGCCGCCGGTGCAATCTACGAAGAATTCCGACCCAGCCGGACCCGGTGTAAATCGCGAGCGCGAAACTGCTGAATAA
- a CDS encoding S1C family serine protease — MHKLWLVFAQATTIVLAALFVVSTLRPGLLPWQSGDGGVVTIKEAPVDKSHKAEVEPAPGSFSSAAKKAMPSVVNVFTTKEIKAAPHPFMEDPFFRRFFGDRFESPQSRRAASLGSGVIVSPQGYILTNHHVIEAADEIEIALADGRKTKARVIGSDPETDLAVVRVDMEGLPAITFGYSDNALVGDIVLAIGNPFGVGQTVTMGIISALGRTHLGINTFENFIQTDAAINPGNSGGALVDASGNLIGINTAIVSRTGGSLGIGFAITAGVAKQIMEQIIRTGGVTRGWIGVEVQDMTPELAESFKRSTTSGALIAGVLKGGPADRAGVKPGDIIVGVGGKEVTDSSGMLNLVAALPPGNMATITVMRNQNKKAIEINVGKRPKPQPQEQFQEPEELE; from the coding sequence ATGCACAAGCTCTGGCTAGTTTTCGCGCAAGCTACCACGATAGTTCTGGCAGCCCTGTTTGTCGTTTCGACTTTACGCCCGGGTCTATTACCCTGGCAATCCGGAGATGGCGGTGTCGTAACCATAAAGGAAGCTCCGGTTGACAAGTCACACAAGGCAGAGGTCGAGCCTGCCCCTGGGAGCTTCAGTAGCGCGGCGAAAAAGGCCATGCCCTCCGTGGTGAATGTATTCACCACCAAGGAAATCAAGGCTGCCCCCCATCCCTTCATGGAGGATCCTTTCTTCCGGCGTTTCTTCGGAGATCGTTTCGAATCCCCTCAGAGCCGCCGCGCCGCCAGCCTGGGATCCGGGGTGATCGTGAGTCCGCAGGGATATATCCTTACGAACCATCATGTCATTGAAGCGGCGGATGAAATCGAGATTGCGCTGGCGGACGGGAGAAAAACGAAAGCGCGGGTCATCGGCTCCGATCCCGAAACCGATCTTGCAGTGGTAAGAGTGGATATGGAAGGACTTCCGGCCATCACTTTCGGATACTCCGACAATGCCCTGGTCGGCGATATTGTCCTTGCGATCGGTAATCCTTTCGGTGTGGGCCAGACGGTAACGATGGGGATTATCAGCGCACTCGGACGAACCCATCTGGGTATCAACACCTTCGAAAATTTCATTCAGACCGATGCTGCCATCAATCCGGGAAATTCTGGCGGTGCACTGGTGGATGCGTCGGGTAACCTCATCGGCATCAATACCGCCATAGTCTCCAGAACGGGAGGATCACTTGGGATAGGCTTTGCCATTACAGCAGGGGTAGCCAAGCAGATCATGGAGCAGATTATCCGGACAGGGGGCGTGACCCGTGGCTGGATCGGCGTGGAAGTACAGGATATGACGCCGGAACTTGCGGAGTCGTTCAAGCGCTCGACTACCAGCGGGGCGTTGATTGCAGGTGTGCTCAAGGGAGGACCTGCGGATCGTGCCGGAGTGAAGCCGGGTGACATTATTGTAGGAGTGGGAGGAAAAGAGGTAACGGATTCATCCGGCATGCTCAATCTGGTAGCGGCATTACCTCCCGGAAACATGGCGACCATTACAGTCATGCGTAACCAGAACAAGAAGGCAATCGAGATCAATGTTGGAAAACGTCCCAAGCCTCAGCCTCAGGAGCAGTTTCAGGAGCCCGAGGAGCTGGAATAA
- a CDS encoding histidine triad nucleotide-binding protein: MDSCIFCKIVRGEIPSEKVYEDARVYAFHDIHPAAPVHFMLIPKLHINSLADVENAHSALLGEMMVLVPKLAREQGCTDGFRTVINTGRVGGQEVHHLHIHIIGGMERLPGMIARGK, translated from the coding sequence ATGGACAGTTGTATTTTTTGCAAGATTGTGCGAGGAGAAATTCCGAGCGAGAAAGTGTATGAGGATGCCCGCGTTTATGCATTCCATGATATCCACCCGGCGGCCCCGGTACACTTCATGCTGATACCCAAACTGCACATCAACTCGCTTGCCGATGTGGAAAATGCCCATAGCGCCTTGCTCGGTGAGATGATGGTACTGGTGCCCAAGCTGGCAAGGGAACAAGGTTGTACGGATGGTTTTCGTACGGTAATCAATACTGGACGAGTAGGCGGCCAAGAAGTACATCACCTGCACATCCACATCATCGGTGGCATGGAACGCCTGCCGGGAATGATTGCTCGCGGGAAATAA
- the tatC gene encoding twin-arginine translocase subunit TatC, which yields MSADETFISHLVELRARLLRACAGILLGFLPCAYYARELYSLLAQPLLEKLPQGGQMIATEVVTPFFVPMKVAMMAAFIITLPHTLYQIWAFVAPGLYSHEKRLVLPLVLVSSILFGCGMAFAYFAVLPLVFEFITHFAPEGVAVMTDISKYLDFVLTMFIAFGITFEVPIFVVILVRIGLVTIEKLKAMRRYVLVGAFVVGAIFTPPDVVSQFMLAVPLYLLYELGILAAGIIGRSETLAVYQPAGGPDTNSPSDQTGTEEGKRS from the coding sequence ATGAGTGCCGACGAAACATTTATCTCGCACCTGGTCGAACTGCGGGCCCGGCTGCTTCGGGCGTGTGCAGGTATTCTGCTCGGCTTCTTGCCCTGCGCCTACTATGCCCGTGAGCTTTATTCTTTATTAGCGCAGCCTTTGCTCGAGAAACTCCCTCAAGGGGGGCAGATGATCGCGACGGAAGTGGTTACGCCCTTCTTTGTACCCATGAAAGTGGCCATGATGGCTGCCTTTATCATTACCCTGCCCCATACTCTCTACCAGATATGGGCATTCGTCGCCCCCGGATTGTATTCCCACGAAAAGCGCCTGGTACTGCCCCTGGTGCTGGTGAGCAGCATTCTGTTCGGGTGCGGCATGGCTTTTGCCTATTTTGCCGTCCTTCCACTGGTGTTCGAATTCATTACCCATTTCGCGCCGGAAGGTGTGGCAGTGATGACAGACATCAGCAAATACCTGGATTTTGTGCTGACCATGTTCATCGCGTTCGGCATCACATTCGAAGTACCCATATTCGTTGTGATACTGGTTCGGATAGGCCTTGTTACCATTGAAAAGCTGAAAGCGATGCGCCGCTATGTTCTTGTCGGCGCTTTTGTCGTTGGCGCGATATTTACGCCTCCGGATGTTGTTTCCCAATTCATGCTGGCGGTGCCGCTCTACCTGCTATATGAACTCGGGATATTGGCTGCAGGAATCATCGGGCGTTCGGAAACTTTGGCCGTTTATCAGCCAGCGGGCGGTCCTGATACGAATTCCCCTTCCGACCAGACCGGAACAGAGGAAGGAAAGAGGAGCTGA
- a CDS encoding Nif3-like dinuclear metal center hexameric protein: protein MQVNELEAYLNRLLDIAKFHDYCPNGLQVEGRREVRRLVSGVTASLDFIDAAIAARADAILVHHGYFWRGENPCLTGMKRQRIALLLAHDISLLSYHLPLDAHPELGNNAQLAHKLGLCETSRFGDQGIGMFGSLPSNVSNLKELRVSVEQALSRTPLVIGDDARLVKRVAWCTGAAQDYFGDAIDLGADVFITGEISERTVHLARESSVAFISAGHHATERYGVQALGEHISEKFGISHQYIDIDNPV, encoded by the coding sequence ATGCAAGTGAATGAGCTCGAAGCCTATTTGAACCGATTACTCGATATCGCAAAATTTCATGATTATTGCCCAAACGGGCTGCAAGTGGAAGGGCGACGCGAAGTGCGGCGACTGGTAAGCGGCGTAACAGCGTCGCTCGATTTTATCGACGCTGCCATCGCGGCTCGGGCCGATGCGATTCTGGTACATCACGGCTATTTCTGGCGCGGTGAGAATCCCTGTCTGACCGGAATGAAGCGGCAGCGCATTGCCCTGCTGCTGGCACACGACATCAGCTTGCTCTCCTATCATCTACCGTTGGATGCTCATCCCGAACTGGGCAACAATGCACAGTTGGCCCACAAACTGGGTTTATGCGAAACCAGTCGTTTCGGGGATCAAGGTATCGGCATGTTTGGAAGCTTGCCATCGAACGTATCGAATCTGAAAGAATTACGGGTAAGTGTAGAACAAGCGCTTTCCCGTACCCCGCTGGTGATCGGCGATGACGCGCGGCTGGTAAAACGGGTGGCGTGGTGTACCGGCGCCGCTCAGGATTATTTCGGTGACGCCATCGACCTTGGCGCAGACGTGTTCATCACCGGGGAAATTTCAGAACGAACCGTACATCTTGCACGCGAGTCTAGCGTTGCTTTTATTTCAGCGGGACATCACGCCACCGAGCGATATGGCGTGCAAGCCCTGGGAGAGCACATTTCTGAAAAATTCGGCATCAGCCACCAGTATATCGACATCGACAATCCTGTATGA
- the tatA gene encoding Sec-independent protein translocase subunit TatA, producing the protein MGSFSIWHWLIVLLIVVLVFGTKKLRNLGSDLGGAVKGFREGVKSADEEEISAHNHTEARIIDADIKDKAQSKS; encoded by the coding sequence ATGGGATCATTCAGCATCTGGCATTGGCTGATCGTTCTGCTGATCGTTGTTCTGGTATTCGGTACCAAAAAACTCCGTAATCTGGGAAGCGATCTGGGCGGGGCGGTGAAGGGCTTCCGCGAAGGTGTAAAAAGCGCGGATGAAGAGGAGATATCCGCGCATAATCACACCGAGGCCCGGATTATCGATGCCGATATCAAAGATAAGGCTCAGTCGAAATCCTGA
- a CDS encoding multiheme c-type cytochrome: protein MKPWLRLVTLACGVLFAGATWANFPSVPKETYKALKLEQSASPKELHSALVKRYKDPAQGAGRGTLAKYWEPIPMSMYFDPASYYKPPTSMKEVAAREECVKCHTDESPVWVSAWKRSTHANLDKIRNLKPEDPTYYKKAKLEDVEKNLRSMGKLGANDKLKEVGCIDCHVDINKKDKADHMKDLRMPTADVCGTCHLQEFAERESERDTLVWPNKQWPQGRPSHSLDWKANVEVAVFASMPQREIAEGCSMCHTNQNKCDSCHTRHEFSAAESRHPEACATCHSGVDHNNWEAYSMSKHGKTVAIMGDKWNWNAPLKDAYTKGGQTAPTCAGCHFEYEGKYSHNVVRKIRWANYPAVPGIAENINSEWSEARLDSWVKTCTSCHSERFARSYLEFMDKGTLHGIAKYKEAHAVAEKLYKEGLLTGQKTNRPTPLPPDKEMFAGFTQLYWSKDNNPAAIELKVLEMGENNLPKLHVGLAHVNPGGWTYTEGWGPMNRDYVEVMDENTKIREMAALQAKVAKLEAKRKASLFDLDSSEKLSLGGLGGGMLLAGTLALAGWRRREKSERQ, encoded by the coding sequence ATGAAGCCTTGGCTGAGGCTGGTTACGCTTGCGTGTGGGGTGCTGTTTGCGGGCGCCACGTGGGCTAACTTTCCCAGCGTTCCCAAAGAGACGTATAAGGCGCTGAAGCTGGAGCAGTCGGCCTCGCCGAAGGAACTGCATTCGGCGCTGGTGAAGCGATACAAGGATCCTGCGCAGGGAGCGGGGCGCGGCACGCTGGCGAAGTACTGGGAGCCGATCCCGATGAGCATGTACTTTGACCCTGCCTCGTACTACAAGCCGCCGACCTCGATGAAGGAAGTAGCGGCGCGTGAGGAATGCGTCAAATGCCACACGGACGAATCGCCGGTATGGGTGAGTGCGTGGAAGCGGAGCACGCACGCGAACCTGGACAAGATCCGGAACCTGAAGCCTGAAGACCCGACGTACTACAAGAAGGCGAAGCTTGAAGACGTGGAGAAGAATCTTCGCTCGATGGGCAAGCTTGGGGCCAACGACAAGCTCAAGGAAGTAGGATGCATCGACTGTCACGTTGACATCAACAAGAAGGACAAGGCAGACCACATGAAGGATCTGCGGATGCCGACGGCGGACGTATGCGGCACCTGCCACCTGCAGGAATTTGCCGAACGCGAATCCGAGCGCGACACGCTGGTATGGCCGAACAAGCAATGGCCGCAGGGACGCCCCTCGCACTCGCTGGACTGGAAGGCCAACGTAGAAGTAGCGGTATTTGCCTCCATGCCGCAGCGCGAGATTGCCGAAGGCTGCAGCATGTGCCACACCAACCAGAACAAATGCGACTCCTGCCACACGCGGCACGAATTCTCTGCTGCCGAGTCGCGTCATCCTGAAGCATGCGCCACCTGCCACAGCGGGGTAGACCACAACAACTGGGAAGCCTACTCCATGAGCAAGCACGGCAAGACCGTAGCGATCATGGGGGACAAGTGGAACTGGAACGCGCCGCTCAAGGACGCCTACACCAAGGGCGGGCAGACTGCGCCCACCTGTGCCGGCTGCCACTTCGAATATGAAGGCAAGTACAGCCACAACGTCGTGAGGAAGATACGCTGGGCCAACTACCCTGCGGTTCCCGGCATAGCCGAGAACATCAACAGCGAATGGTCGGAAGCGCGGCTTGACTCCTGGGTCAAGACCTGCACCTCCTGCCACTCCGAGCGTTTTGCCCGCTCCTATCTTGAATTCATGGACAAGGGCACGCTGCACGGCATCGCCAAGTACAAGGAAGCGCACGCGGTGGCTGAGAAGCTCTACAAGGAAGGGCTGCTGACCGGCCAGAAGACCAACCGTCCGACGCCGCTGCCGCCCGACAAGGAAATGTTCGCAGGCTTCACCCAGCTCTACTGGAGCAAGGACAACAACCCTGCTGCGATCGAGCTCAAGGTACTGGAAATGGGAGAGAACAACCTTCCCAAACTGCACGTAGGGCTGGCGCACGTCAACCCGGGCGGCTGGACCTATACCGAAGGCTGGGGCCCGATGAACCGCGACTACGTCGAAGTCATGGACGAGAACACCAAGATCCGTGAAATGGCGGCGTTGCAGGCGAAGGTAGCGAAGCTCGAGGCCAAGCGCAAGGCAAGCCTGTTCGACCTTGACAGCAGCGAGAAGCTCTCGCTTGGCGGTCTGGGTGGCGGCATGCTGCTAGCTGGCACGCTTGCCCTGGCAGGCTGGCGCCGGCGCGAGAAAAGCGAGCGTCAGTAA